In a single window of the Entelurus aequoreus isolate RoL-2023_Sb linkage group LG16, RoL_Eaeq_v1.1, whole genome shotgun sequence genome:
- the vangl2 gene encoding vang-like protein 2: MDNESQYSGYSYKSSHSRSSRKHRERRDRHRSKSRDGSSRGDKSVTIQTPGEPLLDAESTRGDDRDDNWGETTTVVTGTSEHSISNEDLTRVTKDLEESTPLECKRFVGPALGGILSFFALVTPLAFLILPQVLWRDALEPCGTPCEGLYVSLAFKLLVLLISSWALFLRPPRATLPRFFVFRCLLMVLVFLFVASYWLFYGVRVLEPRERDYRGIVEYAASLVDALLFIQYLALVLLEVRHLQPAFCLKVVRSTDGASRFYNVGHLSIQRAAVWVLDHYYNDFPVYNPALVNLPKSILSKKMTGFKVYSLDENPTNNSTGQSRAMIAAAARRRDNSHNEFYYEEAEMDRRIRKRKARLVVAVEEAFTHIKRLHEEEVASSPKHPREVMDPREAAQAIFAPMARAMQKYLRTTRQQAFHSMESILTHLQFCITHNMAPKAFLERYLSPGPTMQYQQHNGRGRQWTLVSEEPVTSALRQGLVFSLRRLDFSLVVTVTPLPFLRLSEEFIDPKSHKFVMRLQSETSV; the protein is encoded by the exons ATGGACAACGAGTCGCAGTACTCGGGATACTCGTACAAGTCGTCGCACTCGCGCAGCTCTCGCAAACACAG GGAACGGAGGGACCGCCATCGTTCCAAAAGCAGAGACGGGAGCAGCCGTGGAGACAAATCGGTGACCATTCAGACGCCTGGAGAGCCGCTGCTCGATGCAGAGTCGACCCGCGGAGACGACAGG GATGACAACTGGGGTGAGACCACCACGGTGGTCACGGGGACGTCAGAGCACAGCATTTCCAATGAAGACCTAACCCGCGTCACCAAAGACTTAGAGGAGTCGACCCCTCTGGAATGCAAGCGCTTCGTGGGTCCGGCGCTAGGCGGCATCCTGAGCTTCTTCGCCCTGGTCACGCCGCTGGCCTTCCTCATTCTGCCACAGGTGCTGTGGCGTGACGCCTTGGAGCCGTGCGGCACGCCTTGTGAGGGCCTTTACGTGTCTCTGGCTTTCAAACTCCTTGTCCTGCTCATCTCCTCCTGGGCCCTTTTCCTGCGGCCGCCTCGTGCCACCCTGCCACGTTTTTTTGTCTTCCGCTGCCTGTTGATGGTGCTGGTATTTCTCTTCGTGGCGTCCTATTGGCTCTTCTACGGCGTGCGTGTGCTGGAGCCCCGCGAGCGTGACTACAGGGGCATCGTAGAATATGCAGCCTCGCTGGTGGACGCCCTGCTCTTCATCCAGTACCTGGCACTGGTGCTGCTGGAGGTCCGACACCTGCAGCCCGCTTTCTGCCTCAAGGTGGTGCGCAGCACAGACGGAGCCAGCCGCTTCTACAACGTGGGTCACCTCAG TATTCAGCGGGCGGCCGTCTGGGTATTGGACCATTACTACAACGATTTTCCCGTCTACAACCCAGCCCTTGTCAACCTCCCCAAGTCCATTCTGTCCAAGAAGATGACGGGCTTCAAAGTTTATTCTCTGGATG AAAACCCCACCAATAACTCCACGGGCCAATCACGGGCTATGATCGCCGCCGCCGCCAGGAGGCGAGACAACTCCCACAACGAGTTTTACTACGAGGAGGCGGAAATGGACCGCAGGATCCGCAAACGCAAAGCCAG GTTGGTGGTGGCGGTCGAAGAGGCCTTCACGCACATCAAGCGTCTCCATGAGGAGGAGGTCGCCTCCTCCCCCAAGCACCCCCGCGAAGTGATGGACCCCCGGGAGGCGGCGCAAGCCATCTTTGCCCCAATGGCGCGGGCCATGCAGAAGTACCTGAGGACCACACGCCAGCAGGCCTTTCACAGCATGGAGAGCATCCTCACTCACCTGCAGTTCTGCATCACGCACAACATGGCACCCAAG GCTTTCCTGGAGCGTTACCTCAGCCCGGGGCCCACCATGCAGTACCAGCAGCACAACGGCAGGGGGCGGCAGTGGACCCTGGTGAGCGAGGAGCCGGTGACCTCCGCCCTGCGCCAGGGCCTCGTCTTTTCCCTGCGGCGGCTGGACTTCTCGCTGGTCGTCACGGTGACGCCCCTCCCCTTCTTGCGCCTCAGCGAGGAGTTTATCGACCCCAAGAGCCACAAGTTTGTCATGCGGCTGCAGTCGGAGACGTCCGTGtga